In Scatophagus argus isolate fScaArg1 chromosome 7, fScaArg1.pri, whole genome shotgun sequence, a genomic segment contains:
- the syt8 gene encoding synaptotagmin VIII, which yields MPATRSTPNSSITSSLPLTTQPITIFSTTSTYTNTTVNPAAAVAAHFFNDLLDKIPLPRWAIYTIFVSGGLLILICCLCICIKCCCKGKKKKRLKKDERIILKEVNGKTSKALVQPDVVDVDYGSTKQEERGKMLYSLDYNAAQSELTVGIKQASGLKAMDLGGSSDPYVKVYICPDKSKTCETKVFRNTLNPIFNEQFHFQISKSSLLKSTLVMQVFDFNRFSKHNIIGELRLQLCNVDWNHVIEEWLDLTEPAKFEDENLGELCFSLRYVPTASKLTVVILEAKNLKSMDIGGSSDPYVKVQLALDKRKWKKRKTSVKKKTLNPYYNESFTFDVSFDQIQRVNLVISVWDHDAMTRNDPIGKIFLGCDATGNQLRHWADMLSNPRQPVAQWHNLLSAEQVNSTLTLKKKIPLASKLPF from the exons ATGCCTGCCACCCGTTCAACCCCAAATTCATCCATCACATCCTCCCTGCCCCTGACCACTCAACCCATCACCATcttctccaccacctccacctaCACCAACACCACTGTCAACCCAGCCGCCGCTGTTGCCGCTCACTTCTTCAATGACCTGTTGGACAAGATCCCCT TACCTCGATGGGCGATTTACACCATTTTTGTGAGCGGTGGTTTGCTGATTCTGATCTGCTGTCTGTGTATCTGCATCAAGTGCTGTTGCaaaggcaagaagaagaagcggCTGAAGAAGGATGAGAGGATTATTCTGAAAGAAGTGAATGGAAAAACCAGCAAAGCTCTG GTGCAACCAGATGTAGTGGATGTGGACTATGGCTCGAccaaacaggaggaaagagggaagaTGCTCTACTCTCTGGACTACAACGCTGCACAGTCTGAG CTCACAGTGGGGATCAAACAAGCCAGCGGCTTGAAGGCCATGGACCTGGGAGGAAGCTCAGACCCATATGTCAAAGTCTACATTTGCCCTGACAAATCCAAAACCTGTGAGACCAAAGTATTCAGGAACACTCTGAATCCCATCTTCAATGAACAATTCCACTTCCAG ATATCCAAGTCTTCACTCCTGAAGTCAACTTTGGTGATGCAGGTGTTTGACTTCAACAGATTCTCCAAACACAACATCATTGGTGAACTCAGGTTGCAACTCTGCAACGTCGACTGGAACCACGTCATTGAAGAGTGGCTGGATCTCACTGAGCCTGCCAAGTTTGAG GATGAGAACCTGGGGGagctctgcttctctctgcGTTATGTTCCTACCGCCAGCAAACTAACTGTTGTGATCCTGGAGGCCAAAAACCTGAAGAGCATGGACATTGGAGGAAGTTCAG ATCCTTATGTGAAAGTGCAGTTGGCTCTGGACAagagaaagtggaagaaaaggaagacCTCTGTTAAGAAGAAGACTCTGAACCCTTATTACAACGAGTCCTTCACCTTTGATGTGTCCTTTGACCAAATCCAG AGGGTGAACCTGGTGATCTCGGTCTGGGACCATGATGCCATGACCCGTAATGACCCCATAGGGAAGATCTTTCTGGGCTGCGACGCCACAGGGAACCAGCTGAGGCACTGGGCTGACATGTTGTCCAACCCACGGCAGCCGGTTGCCCAGTGGCACAACCTGCTGTCGGCCGAGCAGGTCAATTCCACTCTGACCCTGAAAAAGAAGATTCCCCTCGCCAGCAAACTGCCCTTCTGA